One Pseudomonas sp. C27(2019) DNA window includes the following coding sequences:
- the fabF gene encoding beta-ketoacyl-ACP synthase II gives MSRRRVVVTGMGMLSPLGVDVAQSWTGILAGKSGINMIEHINVDAFATRFGGSVKNFDIEQYMPLKDARRLDLFIQYGLAAGLQAIQDSGLEVTDANRERIGVVMGSGIGGLTNIENTSKTLFEQGPRRISPFFVPGSIINMISGVLSIQLGLQGPNYAVATACTTGTHCIGMAARNIAYGEADVMLAGGAEMAACGLGLGGFAASRALSTRNDNPQAASRPWDVDRDGFVLSDGAGTLVLEELEHAKARGASIYAEVAGFGMSADAYHMTSPPEQGDGAARCMTNALRDAGMNPDQVQYVNAHGTSTSAGDLAEVNAIKSVFAEHAQALAVSSTKSMTGHLLGAAGAVEAIFSILALRDQVAPATINLDQPSEGCDLNLVPHHAQAMKIDAVLSNSFGFGGTNGSLLLRRYS, from the coding sequence ATGTCGCGTAGACGTGTCGTAGTTACCGGGATGGGTATGCTGTCCCCGCTGGGCGTAGATGTCGCACAAAGCTGGACAGGTATTCTGGCTGGTAAAAGTGGTATCAATATGATTGAGCATATAAATGTGGACGCTTTTGCGACCCGTTTTGGTGGCTCAGTCAAAAATTTTGATATCGAACAGTACATGCCCCTCAAAGATGCACGCCGTTTAGACTTATTTATTCAATACGGTCTAGCTGCTGGTTTGCAAGCCATCCAAGATTCAGGACTCGAAGTCACTGATGCCAATCGTGAGCGTATTGGTGTGGTGATGGGATCAGGAATTGGCGGGCTAACCAATATTGAAAACACCAGCAAAACTTTATTTGAACAAGGACCGCGCCGCATATCGCCATTTTTTGTGCCGGGCTCAATCATTAATATGATTTCTGGTGTGTTATCGATTCAGCTGGGCTTGCAGGGGCCAAACTATGCAGTTGCCACAGCTTGCACAACAGGCACGCATTGCATTGGCATGGCCGCGCGTAATATTGCCTATGGTGAAGCTGATGTAATGTTGGCCGGCGGTGCCGAAATGGCCGCCTGCGGTTTGGGTCTTGGTGGATTTGCTGCGTCTCGTGCACTGTCCACGCGCAATGATAACCCGCAGGCAGCCAGCCGTCCTTGGGATGTCGATCGCGATGGCTTTGTGTTATCTGATGGAGCCGGTACTTTGGTGCTTGAAGAGCTTGAGCATGCTAAGGCTCGTGGTGCAAGCATCTATGCTGAAGTGGCAGGCTTTGGCATGAGTGCTGATGCGTATCATATGACCTCGCCGCCTGAGCAGGGTGATGGTGCAGCGCGCTGTATGACCAATGCGTTGCGTGATGCTGGGATGAATCCTGATCAAGTACAGTATGTCAATGCACACGGTACCTCGACATCGGCTGGGGATTTGGCTGAAGTGAATGCGATAAAGAGCGTTTTTGCTGAGCATGCACAGGCGTTAGCTGTGAGTTCAACCAAGTCGATGACCGGACATCTGTTGGGCGCTGCTGGTGCGGTTGAAGCGATTTTCAGTATCTTAGCGTTGCGTGATCAAGTTGCACCAGCCACTATCAATCTTGATCAGCCGAGTGAAGGCTGTGACCTAAACTTAGTGCCGCATCACGCGCAGGCGATGAAAATTGATGCAGTGCTGTCCAATTCCTTTGGTTTTGGTGGTACCAATGGTTCGCTGCTACTGCGTCGATACAGTTAG